One Streptomyces sp. SAI-135 DNA segment encodes these proteins:
- a CDS encoding LuxR C-terminal-related transcriptional regulator, translating into MTVDAAGAMEIRRALVRLRRTTGLPVAFGGLVGSGRPQIRISELSGTATTSLLSLAVTSGNGLGGKTVALARPCAVADYPLSRQISHEYDAAVAAEGLRSVLAVPVVVRRRVRGVLYGALRDARPLGDRMLTAAVDAARDVEQALVVGDEARDVLAAARAEPGHGDALAREQVREAHAALRALAPRIGDPALRAELLDACALLTAGPVPVQGVRLAPRELDVLACVAAGATNAGAADRLGVTAETVKAYLRSAMRKLGAGTRGEAVVAARRAGLLP; encoded by the coding sequence GACGCGGCAGGCGCGATGGAGATCCGGCGGGCGCTCGTGCGACTGCGGCGCACCACCGGCCTCCCGGTCGCCTTCGGCGGTCTGGTGGGGTCCGGCCGCCCGCAGATCCGCATCAGCGAACTCAGCGGCACGGCCACCACCTCCCTGCTCTCGCTGGCGGTGACCTCGGGCAACGGCCTCGGCGGCAAGACCGTCGCGCTGGCCCGCCCGTGCGCCGTGGCGGACTACCCCCTGTCCCGGCAGATCAGTCACGAGTACGACGCCGCCGTCGCCGCGGAGGGCCTGCGCTCGGTGCTGGCCGTCCCGGTGGTGGTACGGCGCCGGGTGCGGGGCGTCCTGTACGGCGCCCTGCGCGACGCCCGGCCCCTGGGTGACCGCATGCTGACGGCGGCGGTGGACGCGGCCCGGGACGTGGAGCAGGCCCTGGTAGTAGGCGACGAGGCGCGCGACGTGCTGGCGGCGGCGCGGGCGGAGCCCGGTCACGGCGACGCCCTCGCGCGGGAGCAGGTCCGGGAGGCGCACGCGGCGCTGCGGGCGCTGGCCCCGCGGATCGGCGATCCCGCGCTGCGGGCCGAGCTGCTGGACGCCTGCGCGCTGCTGACCGCAGGTCCGGTGCCCGTGCAGGGGGTCCGTCTGGCCCCCCGTGAGCTGGACGTGCTGGCCTGTGTGGCGGCCGGGGCGACGAACGCCGGGGCGGCGGACCGACTGGGCGTGACCGCCGAGACGGTCAAGGCGTACCTGCGGTCGGCCATGCGCAAGCTCGGGGCCGGGACGCGGGGCGAGGCGGTGGTGGCCGCCCGCCGGGCGGGACTGCTGCCCTGA